A DNA window from Blastocatellia bacterium contains the following coding sequences:
- a CDS encoding SpoIID/LytB domain-containing protein — MEPTLRVGLQWDVLRAEITLEGPFTCGPKVLGPGHYQVIAIGPDRLDLHDVQGKLLQSSAELTLVPQDSHSVFALEHITIGRGFHWQREERERFEGHLRLRAQPTGTCLVLNEIPLESYLASVISSEMNPRSPLELLKAHAMISRSWIVAQLRRRRPIDAEMATTPQGRRQAPESPSPSFGAGPTPVPSRRNVIEIVRWTDRESHSDFDVCADDHCQRYRGIGPITQAAVQEAVQSTHGLILACEGDVADTRFSKCCGGMTEAFSTAWQDRDIPYLRGGCFDGERLPPEFPLPLTEEAHARLWIESQPPAYCSLADPALREMILPDSDRDTQDFFRWQATIAQDELRQWIRTKLGCDIGAIRSLEPLQRGVSGR; from the coding sequence GTGGAACCCACGCTGCGCGTCGGCCTGCAATGGGATGTGCTGCGGGCCGAGATCACCCTGGAAGGCCCATTCACCTGCGGTCCGAAAGTTCTCGGCCCCGGTCACTACCAGGTGATCGCGATCGGCCCTGACCGGCTTGACCTGCATGACGTGCAGGGGAAGCTCCTCCAGAGCAGTGCGGAACTCACCCTCGTGCCCCAAGACTCCCACAGTGTTTTTGCCCTGGAGCATATCACCATTGGCAGAGGTTTTCACTGGCAGCGGGAGGAAAGAGAGCGATTTGAGGGACACCTTCGCCTCCGTGCTCAACCGACAGGGACATGCCTCGTTCTCAACGAAATTCCCCTGGAATCCTACCTGGCCAGCGTCATCTCATCGGAGATGAATCCTCGGTCGCCACTGGAACTGCTTAAAGCGCACGCCATGATCTCGCGGAGCTGGATTGTGGCGCAACTTCGGCGGCGGAGACCCATTGATGCAGAGATGGCGACCACGCCTCAGGGGAGGCGACAGGCGCCGGAGTCGCCGTCGCCCTCATTCGGTGCGGGCCCGACACCGGTTCCATCACGCCGCAATGTCATCGAGATTGTTCGCTGGACCGATCGGGAAAGCCATAGCGATTTTGACGTGTGCGCCGATGACCATTGTCAGCGGTATCGCGGGATTGGTCCGATCACTCAGGCTGCCGTTCAGGAAGCGGTCCAGTCAACGCACGGCCTCATCCTCGCCTGCGAAGGTGACGTCGCCGATACACGCTTTTCCAAATGCTGCGGTGGAATGACTGAGGCGTTCTCCACGGCCTGGCAGGATCGAGACATTCCCTATCTTCGCGGCGGCTGTTTTGATGGGGAGCGACTCCCTCCGGAGTTTCCCTTACCCCTGACCGAGGAAGCACACGCACGGTTGTGGATCGAGAGTCAGCCTCCGGCGTATTGCTCGCTGGCCGATCCCGCTTTGCGGGAGATGATTTTGCCCGATTCCGATCGTGACACGCAGGATTTCTTTCGCTGGCAGGCAACCATTGCCCAGGATGAGTTGCGCCAGTGGATCAGGACGAAACTCGGCTGTGACATCGGAGCTATTCGTTCTTTAGAGCCGCTGCAACGTGGCGTGTCGGGCCGCAT